In Lysobacter firmicutimachus, one genomic interval encodes:
- a CDS encoding MarR family winged helix-turn-helix transcriptional regulator: protein MAFPPTAPSVCTCFRMRKLSRLMSQRYDQALAPAGLNLNQYSILRRTGGQGRPLGEIARELGMDRSTLSRDLKPLVEAGWIESVPGDDARQRRLRLTASGRRTIERAQPLWRMAQDEIDRGLGADGVAALHAQLDRAIAQLQGDAP, encoded by the coding sequence ATGGCCTTTCCTCCGACCGCGCCGAGCGTCTGCACCTGCTTCCGCATGCGCAAGCTGTCGCGGCTGATGAGCCAACGCTACGACCAGGCGCTGGCGCCGGCCGGGCTCAATCTCAATCAATATTCGATCCTGCGCCGCACCGGCGGCCAAGGGCGCCCGCTGGGCGAAATCGCGCGCGAACTCGGCATGGACCGCAGCACCCTGAGCCGCGATCTCAAGCCGCTGGTCGAGGCCGGCTGGATCGAATCGGTGCCCGGCGATGACGCGCGCCAACGCCGCCTGCGCCTGACCGCGTCCGGCCGCCGCACCATCGAACGCGCGCAACCGCTGTGGCGCATGGCTCAGGACGAAATCGACCGCGGCCTCGGCGCCGACGGCGTCGCCGCCCTGCACGCGCAGTTGGACCGCGCGATCGCGCAGTTGCAGGGCGACGCCCCATGA
- a CDS encoding TonB-dependent receptor, whose translation MPRRPLPRLLPLALALQLAVPFIAQAQEAGTVPADRHPPTDLNAIEVKATPLPGTAEDLTRPVDVLAGEQLDRAKANSLGETVAKLPGVQSSYFGPGVGRPIVRGFDGARVQVLSDGLGSGDVSTVSVDHAVSIEPFLADQIEVLKGPATLLYGSGAIGGAVNVIDGRIPERATEQPLQGRAELRGGTVNDEKTGMVRLDGTSASGHVVFHFDALHRETGDYDIPGYAESAAHRAEAGEVADPADRGVLRNSAVRTDAGALGISWVGERGFLGASYSLFNTRYGVPGHEHEHGDDGHDHGDEAEGEEGAVRIEMDQRRTEVRGGLNEVGPFASIRAKVARTEYTHTEYEGAAVGTVFDNTSTEGRLELVHRPWGGWNGAFGLQLAKRDFRAIGDEAFVPPSQSRDGGLFWIGEREFGPVKLELGARHDRNKIDVDEGAIGPDRDFDTTSLSASARWNLSEDFHLSFGLDRAQRSPTAEELYSNGLHVATASIELGSPNLDVETANRAELGLHWHNGPLKLSASLYHVRYNDFIYLADTGVEEHDGPVRLWTQGDARFSGAEAEADWTFLDNDTGTWGLRVFGDVVRGKLDGRGTREVAFAVPHGDHSHDYTADLAQSGNLPRIAPWRLGGELRWARGPLRASLGAVRYARQDRVAEFESETPGYTLVDAHVAWHADTAAGNAWEVFLDGSNLLDKEARAHTSFLKDVAPLPGRGVAFGVRMFF comes from the coding sequence ATGCCCCGACGTCCCCTGCCGCGGCTGCTGCCGCTAGCCCTGGCCCTGCAACTGGCTGTTCCATTCATCGCTCAGGCCCAGGAGGCCGGCACCGTGCCGGCCGATCGCCACCCGCCCACCGACCTCAACGCGATCGAGGTCAAGGCCACGCCCTTGCCTGGCACCGCGGAAGACCTGACTCGCCCGGTCGATGTGCTGGCCGGCGAACAGCTCGACCGCGCCAAGGCCAACTCGCTCGGCGAGACCGTGGCCAAGCTGCCCGGCGTGCAGAGCTCCTACTTCGGCCCCGGCGTCGGCCGGCCGATCGTGCGCGGTTTCGACGGCGCCCGAGTCCAGGTGCTCAGCGACGGCCTCGGCTCCGGCGACGTGTCCACGGTCAGCGTCGATCATGCCGTCAGCATCGAACCCTTCCTCGCCGACCAGATCGAGGTGCTAAAGGGCCCGGCCACCCTGCTCTACGGCAGCGGCGCGATCGGCGGCGCGGTCAACGTCATCGACGGCCGCATTCCCGAGCGCGCCACCGAGCAGCCGCTGCAAGGCCGCGCCGAACTGCGCGGCGGCACGGTCAACGACGAAAAGACCGGCATGGTCCGCCTCGACGGCACCTCGGCCTCCGGCCATGTCGTGTTCCACTTCGACGCCCTGCACCGCGAAACCGGCGACTACGACATCCCCGGCTATGCCGAGAGCGCGGCCCATCGCGCCGAAGCCGGCGAAGTCGCCGACCCGGCCGACCGCGGCGTGCTGCGCAACAGCGCCGTGCGCACCGACGCCGGCGCGCTCGGCATTTCCTGGGTCGGCGAACGCGGCTTCCTCGGCGCCAGCTACAGCCTGTTCAACACCCGCTACGGCGTGCCGGGCCACGAACACGAGCACGGCGACGACGGCCACGATCACGGCGACGAAGCCGAGGGCGAGGAAGGCGCGGTCCGGATCGAAATGGACCAGCGCCGCACCGAAGTGCGCGGCGGCCTCAACGAGGTCGGTCCGTTCGCCTCGATCCGGGCCAAAGTGGCCCGCACCGAGTACACCCATACCGAATACGAAGGCGCCGCCGTCGGCACCGTGTTCGACAACACCAGCACCGAGGGCCGGCTGGAACTGGTGCATCGCCCCTGGGGCGGCTGGAACGGCGCGTTCGGCCTGCAGTTGGCCAAGCGCGACTTCCGCGCGATCGGCGACGAAGCCTTCGTGCCGCCGTCGCAGTCGCGCGACGGCGGCCTGTTCTGGATCGGCGAACGCGAGTTCGGCCCGGTCAAGCTGGAGCTGGGCGCGCGCCACGACCGCAACAAGATCGACGTCGACGAGGGCGCGATCGGACCGGACCGCGATTTCGATACCACCAGCCTGTCGGCTTCGGCGCGCTGGAATCTGAGCGAGGACTTCCACCTGTCGTTCGGCCTGGACCGCGCGCAGCGTTCGCCGACCGCCGAAGAGCTGTACTCCAACGGCTTGCACGTGGCCACCGCGAGCATCGAACTGGGCAGTCCGAACCTGGACGTGGAGACCGCCAACCGCGCCGAGCTCGGTCTGCACTGGCACAACGGCCCGCTCAAGCTGAGCGCTTCGCTGTACCACGTGCGCTACAACGACTTCATTTACCTGGCCGACACCGGCGTGGAAGAGCACGACGGTCCGGTGCGGCTGTGGACCCAGGGCGATGCGCGCTTCAGCGGCGCCGAAGCCGAGGCCGACTGGACCTTCCTCGACAACGACACCGGCACCTGGGGCCTGCGTGTGTTCGGCGACGTGGTGCGCGGCAAGCTCGACGGCCGCGGCACGCGCGAGGTCGCGTTCGCGGTGCCGCATGGCGATCACAGCCACGACTACACCGCCGACCTGGCGCAGAGCGGCAACCTGCCGCGCATCGCGCCGTGGCGCCTGGGCGGCGAACTGCGCTGGGCGCGCGGCCCGCTGCGCGCTTCGCTGGGTGCGGTGCGTTACGCACGCCAGGACCGGGTCGCCGAGTTCGAAAGCGAAACGCCGGGCTATACCCTGGTCGACGCGCATGTCGCCTGGCACGCCGACACCGCCGCCGGCAACGCCTGGGAAGTGTTCCTCGACGGCAGCAACCTGCTCGACAAGGAAGCGCGCGCGCACACCTCCTTCCTCAAGGACGTGGCGCCCCTGCCCGGCCGCGGGGTCGCGTTCGGCGTGCGCATGTTCTTCTGA
- a CDS encoding MerC domain-containing protein — translation MPDLRPRSLIDRIGAFGSLLCAVHCALLPLAIALLPSLGVAGWFDGRFELAFVIFATLLGSFSVAWGYRRHRAVRALVLLLPGVLVLWLGLLYPPLHHSLLPHAVVMTLGGTLVGLAHLANLRLNHVHVHDAHCAH, via the coding sequence ATGCCCGACCTGCGTCCCCGCAGCCTGATCGACCGCATCGGCGCCTTCGGCTCCCTGCTGTGCGCGGTGCACTGCGCGCTGCTGCCGCTGGCGATCGCGCTGCTGCCCTCGCTCGGCGTGGCCGGCTGGTTCGACGGCCGCTTCGAGCTGGCGTTCGTGATCTTCGCCACCTTGCTCGGCAGTTTCAGCGTCGCCTGGGGCTATCGCCGCCACCGTGCCGTGCGCGCGCTGGTCCTGCTGCTGCCGGGCGTGCTGGTGCTGTGGCTGGGCCTGCTGTATCCGCCGCTGCACCATTCGCTGTTGCCGCATGCGGTGGTGATGACCCTCGGCGGCACCCTGGTCGGGCTGGCCCATCTGGCCAATTTGCGCCTGAACCACGTTCACGTCCACGACGCCCACTGCGCTCATTGA
- a CDS encoding 30S ribosomal protein THX — MGKGDRKTAKGKRYNSSYGNARSKAVTKATGSAAAPAAKKTAKSAVKAPAKKVVAKKATKE; from the coding sequence ATGGGTAAGGGCGACCGCAAGACCGCCAAGGGCAAGCGCTACAACTCCAGCTACGGCAACGCCCGCAGCAAGGCCGTGACCAAGGCCACCGGCTCGGCCGCGGCGCCGGCCGCCAAGAAGACCGCCAAGAGCGCGGTCAAGGCGCCGGCCAAGAAGGTCGTGGCGAAGAAGGCCACCAAGGAATAA
- a CDS encoding outer membrane beta-barrel protein: MKKQLALGLALALASTAAAAEGLSYTHIEAGYSVQQYEVRSLTPGLRVQDPKADGGYIDGSIAFGEAPFYAFGSYRKGEDNNVGVRFNNVDLGDIDVDADQFKIGVGYHHTLSERVDWVGELSYIRTELDSNVLSDEIDGDDFRGSVGLRGNLAKNFEGWAKLNYTDGDMYDSEFSGTVGALVKFNQTWGIVGEAEFGEHAKQYTIGVRASF, encoded by the coding sequence ATGAAGAAGCAACTCGCGCTGGGCCTGGCCCTGGCCCTGGCGTCGACCGCCGCCGCTGCGGAAGGTCTGAGCTACACCCACATCGAAGCCGGTTATTCGGTGCAGCAGTACGAAGTGCGCAGCCTGACCCCGGGCCTGCGCGTGCAGGATCCGAAGGCCGACGGCGGCTACATCGACGGTTCGATCGCGTTCGGCGAAGCGCCGTTCTACGCGTTCGGCAGCTACCGCAAGGGCGAAGACAACAACGTCGGCGTGCGCTTCAACAACGTCGACCTGGGCGACATCGACGTCGATGCCGACCAGTTCAAGATCGGCGTGGGCTACCACCACACTCTGTCCGAGCGCGTCGACTGGGTCGGCGAGCTGAGCTACATCCGCACCGAGCTGGACTCGAACGTGCTGTCCGACGAGATCGACGGCGACGACTTCCGCGGTTCGGTCGGTCTGCGCGGCAACCTGGCCAAGAACTTCGAAGGCTGGGCCAAGCTGAACTACACCGACGGCGACATGTACGACAGCGAGTTCAGCGGCACCGTCGGCGCCCTGGTCAAGTTCAACCAGACCTGGGGCATCGTCGGCGAAGCCGAGTTCGGCGAGCACGCCAAGCAGTACACCATCGGTGTCCGCGCCAGCTTCTGA
- a CDS encoding DUF6348 family protein has protein sequence MSASATGPAFELLQANPGGSPDGHLRLLDEHGEEFLEPFDLVQTLAEVLAESGHRAHAYDNGWIEIGDDGLFAFPQLAEFTELDNGVIRTASTIQCHHPRCFPLGLFEYQHATGEGFDDAVRRGFGQWARTDLIALLDATRVEPEACMSMRLDFDGEDGSKARSRRVVFGPVAHFGQAPAEQAANPDPDEDAEACEHGFCPCCLFTQSLDAFRPLLQAEGVFALRLFASRDHHDGECQADCRVNGEDWAPGLASLQAYAATWPSTAGQGLEFRKQYVIVQDAPD, from the coding sequence ATGAGCGCTTCCGCGACCGGTCCGGCGTTCGAGCTGCTCCAGGCCAACCCCGGCGGTTCGCCCGACGGTCACCTGCGCTTGCTGGACGAACACGGCGAGGAATTCCTGGAGCCGTTCGACCTGGTCCAGACCCTGGCCGAAGTATTGGCCGAGTCCGGCCATCGCGCGCACGCCTACGACAACGGCTGGATCGAGATCGGCGACGACGGTCTGTTCGCGTTTCCCCAACTGGCCGAATTCACCGAGCTCGACAACGGCGTCATCCGTACCGCCAGCACCATCCAGTGCCACCACCCGCGCTGCTTCCCGCTCGGCCTGTTCGAGTACCAGCACGCCACCGGCGAAGGCTTCGACGATGCCGTACGGCGCGGGTTCGGCCAATGGGCACGCACCGACCTGATCGCCCTGCTCGACGCGACGCGGGTCGAACCCGAAGCCTGCATGAGCATGCGCCTGGACTTCGACGGCGAGGACGGGTCGAAAGCACGGTCGCGGCGCGTCGTGTTCGGACCGGTGGCGCACTTCGGCCAGGCCCCGGCCGAACAGGCCGCAAACCCGGACCCGGACGAGGACGCGGAAGCTTGCGAACACGGCTTCTGCCCCTGCTGTCTGTTCACCCAATCGCTGGACGCGTTCCGTCCGCTGCTGCAGGCCGAGGGCGTGTTCGCGCTGCGTCTGTTCGCCTCGCGCGATCACCACGACGGCGAATGCCAGGCCGATTGCCGGGTCAACGGCGAAGATTGGGCGCCGGGGCTGGCCAGCCTGCAAGCCTATGCCGCGACCTGGCCGAGCACGGCCGGACAGGGGCTGGAATTCCGCAAGCAGTACGTGATCGTGCAGGACGCGCCGGACTGA
- a CDS encoding dipeptidase — MSAGQRFAQDATIVDTHIDAPSLLLRNWADLGVDTPKVEFDYPRARQGGLDVAFMSIYTSPGEDRAGSATQTAHTQIDAVEAMIGRHPERFALLRSPADFERLHARGQRVLLALGMENGAPIGDDLARLAQFHARGVRYITLAHSEDNRISDSSYSRKRTWQGLSPFGEKVVDEMNRLGIMVDVSHLSDDAVRDVLARSKAPVIASHSGLRHFTPGFERNLSDELAKAVAAKGGVVQIVFGNAFVDPASAADTQAYFVDNAKFEREQAAARERGEAVRSQADFDAAWEKAHPPRKVPIDAVLNQIDYAVKLLGADHVGIGSDFDGVSGALPDGLTSVADYPNLIEGLKRRGHSDDTVRKILGDNLLRVWRAVEAQAVRR, encoded by the coding sequence TTGAGCGCCGGCCAACGCTTCGCCCAGGATGCGACCATCGTCGATACCCATATCGACGCGCCCAGCCTGTTGCTGCGCAACTGGGCCGATCTCGGCGTGGACACGCCCAAGGTCGAATTCGACTACCCGCGCGCGCGCCAGGGCGGCCTGGACGTGGCCTTCATGTCGATCTACACCTCGCCCGGCGAAGACCGCGCCGGCAGCGCCACCCAGACCGCGCACACCCAGATCGACGCGGTCGAGGCGATGATCGGCCGCCATCCGGAGCGGTTCGCCCTGCTGCGTTCGCCGGCCGACTTCGAGCGCCTGCACGCGCGCGGCCAGCGTGTGCTGCTCGCGCTGGGCATGGAGAACGGCGCGCCGATCGGCGACGACCTGGCGCGGCTGGCCCAGTTCCATGCCCGCGGCGTGCGCTACATCACCCTCGCCCACAGCGAGGACAACCGCATCAGCGATTCCTCCTACAGCCGCAAGCGTACCTGGCAGGGGCTGAGCCCGTTCGGCGAGAAAGTCGTCGACGAAATGAACCGGCTCGGCATCATGGTCGACGTCTCGCACCTGTCCGACGACGCGGTGCGCGACGTGCTCGCGCGAAGCAAGGCGCCGGTGATCGCCAGCCATTCCGGGCTGCGCCATTTCACGCCCGGTTTCGAGCGCAACCTCAGCGACGAGCTCGCCAAGGCGGTCGCGGCCAAGGGCGGCGTGGTCCAGATCGTGTTCGGCAACGCCTTCGTCGACCCGGCCTCGGCCGCCGACACCCAGGCCTACTTCGTCGACAACGCCAAGTTCGAGCGCGAACAGGCCGCTGCGCGCGAACGCGGCGAAGCGGTGCGCAGCCAGGCCGATTTCGACGCCGCTTGGGAGAAAGCGCACCCGCCGCGCAAAGTACCGATCGATGCGGTGCTGAATCAGATCGACTACGCGGTGAAACTGCTCGGCGCCGACCACGTCGGCATCGGCTCGGATTTCGACGGCGTATCCGGCGCGCTGCCGGACGGCCTCACGTCGGTCGCCGATTACCCGAACCTGATCGAAGGCCTGAAGCGGCGCGGCCATTCCGACGACACCGTGCGCAAGATCCTCGGCGACAACCTGCTGCGGGTATGGCGCGCGGTCGAGGCTCAGGCGGTGCGTCGATGA
- the hutI gene encoding imidazolonepropionase encodes MTAMSSRSDGPLYDGLVLGATLATLDGDRGYGEIADAALAWRDGRLAYVGARSDLPGAPQDLAAKVVQAGGWITPGLVDCHTHLVFAGDRAREFELRLQGASYEDIARAGGGIVSSVRATREASGAELLRQSLPRARALLGDGATTLEIKSGYGLDLENERKMLRTARAIGRELGIHVRTTYLAAHALPPEYAGRSDDYIDAVCAWMPRLHEEGLIDAVDAFCEGIGFSPAQTRRVFETARALGLPVKLHADQLSDLGGGALAAAFDGLSADHVEHTSLDSVRAMAEHGTVAVLLPGAFHVLRETKLPPLDAFREHGVAMAVATDCNPGTSPLLSLRQAMQLACSHFRLTPEEALRGATVHAARALGCADRGVLRVGAQADFVQWDIGHPAELCYWLGGRLARRVYAAGVLVEGSAA; translated from the coding sequence ATGACCGCCATGTCCTCCCGCTCCGACGGCCCCCTGTACGACGGCCTCGTACTCGGCGCCACCCTGGCCACCCTCGACGGCGACCGCGGCTACGGCGAGATCGCCGACGCCGCGCTGGCCTGGCGCGACGGCCGCCTGGCCTATGTCGGCGCGCGCTCCGACCTGCCCGGCGCACCGCAGGACCTGGCCGCCAAGGTCGTCCAGGCCGGCGGCTGGATCACCCCGGGCCTGGTCGACTGCCACACCCATCTGGTCTTCGCCGGCGACCGTGCGCGCGAGTTCGAGTTGCGCCTGCAGGGCGCCAGCTACGAAGACATCGCCCGCGCCGGCGGCGGCATCGTCTCCAGCGTGCGCGCCACCCGCGAAGCCAGCGGCGCCGAGCTGTTGCGTCAGTCGCTGCCGCGCGCACGCGCCCTGCTCGGCGACGGCGCCACCACCCTGGAAATCAAGTCCGGCTACGGCCTGGACTTGGAGAACGAGCGCAAGATGCTGCGTACCGCGCGGGCCATCGGCCGCGAGCTCGGCATCCACGTGCGCACCACCTATCTGGCCGCGCACGCGCTGCCGCCGGAGTACGCCGGCCGCAGCGACGACTACATCGACGCGGTCTGCGCCTGGATGCCGCGCCTGCACGAAGAAGGCCTGATCGATGCGGTGGACGCGTTCTGCGAAGGCATCGGCTTCTCGCCGGCGCAGACCCGGCGCGTGTTCGAGACCGCGCGCGCGCTCGGCCTGCCGGTCAAGCTGCATGCCGACCAGCTCAGCGATCTCGGCGGCGGCGCCCTCGCCGCAGCGTTCGACGGGCTCTCCGCCGACCATGTCGAACACACCTCGCTGGACAGCGTGCGGGCGATGGCCGAACACGGCACCGTCGCGGTATTGCTGCCGGGCGCGTTCCATGTATTGCGCGAAACCAAGCTACCGCCGCTGGACGCGTTCCGCGAGCACGGCGTGGCGATGGCGGTAGCCACCGACTGCAATCCCGGCACCTCGCCGCTGCTGTCGTTGCGCCAGGCCATGCAACTGGCCTGCAGCCACTTCCGCCTGACCCCGGAGGAAGCCCTGCGCGGCGCCACCGTGCACGCCGCGCGCGCATTGGGTTGCGCCGATCGCGGCGTGCTGCGGGTCGGCGCGCAGGCCGATTTCGTGCAATGGGACATCGGCCACCCGGCCGAGCTGTGCTACTGGCTCGGCGGCCGGCTGGCGCGGCGTGTCTACGCCGCGGGCGTGCTGGTCGAAGGCAGCGCGGCCTGA